A window of the Deinococcus sp. Marseille-Q6407 genome harbors these coding sequences:
- a CDS encoding serine O-acetyltransferase codes for MTSSGPAFLRPEFLERLLQHHREGGRYPPSEWMVEWAEGLLYTLFPEQTGRCIDNTDCLRAELIRLEATLARTLTPLGHELPQPAHALAAEFMAGVPELYARLVDDAHAMWEGDPAARSHYEVIRAYPGFYAAALYRIAHRLHRLGVPMLPRLITERAHGRTGIDIHPGAEIGERFCIDHGTGIVVGETAQLGNNVKLYQGVTLGALSVEKDMAGTKRHPTIEDNVVIYAGATILGGQTVIGAGSVIGGNVWITRSVAPGAKVYYRGELDLRLG; via the coding sequence ATGACTTCGTCTGGCCCGGCTTTTCTCCGCCCCGAATTTCTGGAGCGATTGCTGCAGCATCACCGCGAGGGTGGCCGTTACCCCCCCAGCGAGTGGATGGTGGAGTGGGCCGAGGGCCTGCTTTACACCCTCTTTCCCGAGCAGACCGGGCGCTGCATCGACAACACCGACTGCCTGCGGGCCGAACTGATTCGCCTGGAAGCGACCCTGGCCCGCACCCTCACGCCGCTGGGCCATGAATTGCCGCAGCCGGCCCACGCCCTGGCCGCCGAGTTCATGGCAGGGGTGCCGGAGCTGTACGCCCGGCTGGTGGACGACGCCCACGCCATGTGGGAGGGCGACCCGGCCGCCCGCAGCCACTACGAGGTGATCCGTGCCTACCCGGGCTTTTATGCTGCGGCGCTTTACCGCATCGCTCACCGCCTGCACCGCCTGGGCGTGCCGATGCTGCCCCGCCTGATTACCGAGCGGGCCCACGGCCGCACCGGCATCGACATTCATCCGGGCGCAGAAATCGGCGAGCGCTTCTGCATTGACCACGGCACCGGCATCGTGGTGGGCGAAACGGCCCAGCTGGGCAACAACGTCAAGTTGTACCAGGGCGTGACCCTGGGCGCCCTGAGTGTCGAGAAGGACATGGCCGGCACCAAGCGGCACCCCACCATCGAGGACAATGTGGTGATTTATGCTGGGGCCACCATTCTGGGCGGCCAGACGGTGATCGGGGCCGGCAGCGTGATCGGCGGCAATGTCTGGATTACCCGCAGTGTGGCTCCCGGCGCCAAGGTGTACTACCGCGGCGAACTGGACCTGCGGCTGGGCTGA
- a CDS encoding MFS transporter: protein MPSSPPVSAPLPAWRRLYGTYPPAFWVVWVGTLINRIGEFVVPLLGFYLSAERGLSLGQVGLILSAMGIGRFVSEPLGGALSDRFGTAVTMRLSLAGGGLMLLLLAQARSFGSLFAGVLAFALFQSLYKPAVSSAVAGLTQGEQRTRAYNLLYWAVNVGASVAPVLGGWLAGFSFRLVFWLDAAAMFIYALLLTLRFPNRRPERRLGGPGQAGRRGLLPRDRLLWQFCLATLLYSLTYQGYKLLALVFAQAGYSPAQYGQVVAVNGVLVVLLGLPLGHLIARDNHPRWQPIGAALLGLGFLGHAFATTLPAHMLAVVVWTVGEIVAYSISKTVVSELGRPEQRGRYIGLVGSMSGLAGLLAPLLGAALLERAGAAPMWYVLSGLGFASAGLYVLLESRIQARRAAVTALEAAATT, encoded by the coding sequence GTGCCCTCTTCCCCGCCCGTATCTGCTCCCCTTCCCGCCTGGCGCCGACTGTACGGGACCTATCCACCGGCTTTCTGGGTGGTGTGGGTCGGCACCCTGATCAACCGCATAGGCGAATTCGTGGTGCCGCTGCTGGGCTTTTACCTGAGTGCCGAGCGGGGCCTGAGCCTGGGGCAGGTGGGCCTGATTCTCAGCGCGATGGGCATCGGCCGCTTTGTGTCGGAGCCGCTGGGCGGAGCACTGAGTGATCGCTTCGGCACCGCCGTGACCATGCGCCTCTCGCTGGCCGGCGGCGGGCTGATGCTGTTGCTGCTGGCCCAGGCCCGCTCGTTCGGGAGTCTGTTTGCCGGGGTGCTGGCCTTCGCGCTGTTTCAGTCGCTGTACAAGCCGGCAGTCAGCAGCGCCGTGGCGGGGCTGACCCAGGGCGAGCAACGCACCCGCGCCTATAACCTGCTGTACTGGGCGGTCAACGTGGGGGCATCGGTGGCGCCGGTGCTGGGCGGCTGGCTGGCGGGGTTCTCGTTCCGGCTGGTGTTCTGGCTGGATGCGGCGGCCATGTTTATCTATGCCCTGCTGCTCACCCTGCGCTTTCCCAACCGGCGGCCGGAACGCCGCTTGGGCGGGCCAGGACAAGCGGGAAGGCGCGGCCTGCTGCCCCGCGACCGGCTGCTGTGGCAGTTCTGCCTGGCAACCTTGCTCTACTCCCTGACCTATCAGGGCTACAAGTTGCTGGCGCTGGTGTTCGCGCAGGCTGGCTACAGCCCTGCGCAGTACGGGCAGGTGGTGGCGGTCAACGGAGTGCTGGTGGTGCTGCTGGGCCTGCCGCTGGGACACCTGATTGCCCGGGACAACCACCCGCGCTGGCAACCTATCGGAGCGGCGCTGCTGGGGCTGGGTTTCCTGGGACACGCTTTTGCCACCACGCTGCCGGCGCACATGCTGGCGGTGGTGGTCTGGACGGTGGGCGAGATCGTGGCCTACTCCATTTCCAAGACGGTGGTCAGTGAACTGGGCCGCCCCGAGCAGCGCGGGCGGTACATCGGGCTGGTGGGCAGTATGAGCGGGCTGGCAGGCTTGCTGGCCCCGCTGCTGGGCGCAGCGCTGCTGGAGCGGGCCGGCGCCGCGCCGATGTGGTACGTGCTCTCGGGGCTGGGCTTCGCCTCGGCCGGGCTTTATGTGCTGCTGGAAAGCCGGATTCAGGCACGCCGGGCCGCCGTGACGGCGCTGGAAGCTGCTGCGACCACCTGA
- a CDS encoding c-type cytochrome, producing MDQAKSSVWKIVAALAALFVIVTALLLGFARTTPDREMARATQAANGRSAQTTSETSTTTNKSAATASSQSADNNAAGTQKGTSGQDSGVQAGTTPAGSKDGAGNQAPDAASVTADNNGEQVVQHIFDATEGADVFAQACQACHMPGGVGVKATDGAGQKNYPALANNPNLQSPQYPLTFILNGVGGMPSFAADLTNEQIASVVNYLRHDLNKYDGDTKPEDVEQMRSKGPVKALGGGAG from the coding sequence ATGGATCAAGCAAAATCATCGGTCTGGAAGATCGTGGCAGCTCTGGCCGCACTGTTCGTGATTGTCACGGCGCTGCTGCTGGGCTTTGCGCGCACCACACCGGACCGGGAAATGGCCCGGGCCACCCAGGCGGCCAATGGCCGCAGCGCCCAAACGACGTCTGAAACCAGCACCACGACCAACAAGTCGGCGGCGACGGCTTCTTCACAGTCTGCCGATAACAATGCTGCCGGTACCCAAAAGGGCACCAGCGGTCAGGACAGCGGCGTGCAGGCCGGAACCACGCCGGCCGGCTCCAAGGACGGCGCTGGCAACCAGGCCCCCGACGCTGCCAGCGTGACTGCCGACAACAACGGCGAACAGGTGGTGCAGCACATCTTTGATGCCACTGAGGGTGCCGACGTGTTTGCCCAGGCCTGCCAGGCTTGCCACATGCCCGGCGGTGTAGGCGTCAAGGCCACCGACGGCGCGGGCCAGAAGAACTACCCGGCGCTGGCCAACAACCCGAACCTGCAAAGCCCGCAGTACCCGTTGACTTTTATCCTCAACGGTGTGGGCGGAATGCCCAGCTTCGCGGCCGACCTGACCAACGAGCAGATTGCCAGCGTGGTGAACTACCTGCGCCACGACCTGAACAAATATGACGGCGACACCAAGCCGGAAGATGTCGAGCAGATGCGGTCCAAAGGCCCAGTCAAGGCTCTGGGAGGAGGAGCAGGATGA
- a CDS encoding 4'-phosphopantetheinyl transferase superfamily protein gives MIVAVGHDLIELARIRGLLEREPQRFRRLFAPAELEYALAQRDPVPSLAARFAAKEAFQKVWPRPFGWQEVWVERALTPGGPFERAAPQLHFVPHIAAEMAERRWRAHLSLTHSREHASAVVVLEALPDA, from the coding sequence GTGATTGTTGCCGTCGGCCATGACCTGATCGAGCTGGCCCGCATCCGTGGCCTGCTGGAGCGCGAGCCGCAGCGCTTCCGCCGCCTTTTTGCTCCCGCCGAGCTGGAGTACGCCCTAGCGCAGCGCGATCCGGTGCCCTCGCTGGCGGCCCGTTTTGCGGCCAAAGAGGCTTTTCAGAAGGTCTGGCCGCGGCCTTTTGGCTGGCAGGAAGTCTGGGTAGAACGTGCCCTGACGCCCGGCGGCCCCTTTGAGCGTGCTGCGCCCCAGCTGCATTTCGTACCGCACATTGCGGCCGAGATGGCGGAACGGCGCTGGCGCGCCCATCTCAGCCTGACCCATAGCCGCGAACACGCTTCGGCGGTGGTGGTCCTTGAAGCCCTGCCCGATGCCTAA
- a CDS encoding TerC family protein: MDLSNVLGGVWLGQPAWMWLVFVGTVAALLAFDLGVLGRRRGGNGEIGVRRSLLLSLFYIAAAEAFGGWVWLTLGAQSGLEYFTGFALEKALALDNVFVISMIFGALAIPRQYQHRVLFWGILGVLVLRAAMIGLGAALVTQFEWVMWVFAAFLIYSGVRMLLNRDAEEQAPDPARHPLIRALGRLLPITPQLHGDRFMVRLPDAAGRLRRHATPLLVALITVEAADLVFAVDSIPAIFAITKDPFLVYTSNIFAVLGLRALYFALEALLHRFEALKTALSLVLVFIGGKIVYAQFFGKVDAGVSLGVTLALLLGGVLYGLWQTRGRRQPLA; this comes from the coding sequence ATGGACCTGAGCAATGTGCTAGGCGGAGTATGGCTGGGACAGCCGGCATGGATGTGGCTGGTTTTTGTCGGAACGGTGGCGGCGCTGCTGGCCTTCGACCTGGGCGTACTGGGCCGGCGGCGCGGCGGGAACGGCGAAATCGGCGTGCGCCGGAGCCTGCTGCTGAGCCTGTTTTATATTGCGGCGGCGGAGGCTTTCGGCGGCTGGGTCTGGCTGACCCTGGGCGCCCAGAGCGGGCTGGAATACTTCACCGGCTTCGCGCTGGAAAAGGCCCTCGCGCTGGACAACGTGTTCGTGATCAGCATGATTTTCGGGGCGCTGGCGATTCCGCGTCAGTACCAGCACCGGGTGCTGTTCTGGGGCATTCTGGGCGTGCTGGTGCTGCGGGCCGCCATGATCGGGCTGGGCGCGGCGCTGGTCACGCAGTTCGAGTGGGTGATGTGGGTTTTCGCCGCTTTCCTGATCTACAGCGGCGTGCGGATGCTGCTGAACCGGGACGCGGAGGAACAGGCCCCCGACCCGGCCCGTCACCCCCTGATCCGGGCGCTGGGGCGCCTGCTGCCCATCACGCCGCAGCTGCACGGGGACCGATTCATGGTGCGGCTGCCAGACGCGGCCGGACGCCTTCGGCGGCACGCCACCCCGCTGCTGGTGGCACTGATCACGGTGGAAGCCGCCGACCTGGTCTTTGCGGTGGACAGCATCCCGGCCATTTTCGCCATTACCAAAGACCCTTTCTTGGTCTATACCTCCAACATCTTCGCGGTGCTGGGGCTGCGGGCGCTGTACTTCGCGCTGGAGGCCCTGCTGCACCGCTTCGAGGCGCTCAAGACTGCCCTGTCGCTGGTGCTGGTCTTTATTGGCGGCAAGATCGTGTACGCGCAGTTTTTCGGCAAGGTGGACGCCGGAGTCAGCCTGGGGGTTACGCTGGCGCTGCTGCTGGGCGGCGTGCTGTACGGCCTGTGGCAAACCCGCGGCCGGCGCCAGCCGCTGGCCTGA
- the cysM gene encoding cysteine synthase CysM: MTDQAPGSQPALYSSALDLIGNTPLVKLHSLSTDLVDVYGKMEGQNPGGSVKDRAARAMIEGLLERGELQPGVRLIEATSGNTGIALAMLARLNDLDIELVMPENSTVERVQTMRAYGATVTLTPADGGMEAAIDYMRAEVAAGHAQMLNQFGNPDNPRAHYETTGPEIWRDTAGQVTHFVSSMGTTGTIMGVSRYLKEQNPGVQIVGVQPTEGANIPGIRRWPEAYLPANYEPERVDRVIDVSEADARAMTRALAREETVFAGMSSGGAAHAAAQLARELTAAGQRGLIVSIVCDRGDRYLSSDLFA; encoded by the coding sequence ATGACTGACCAAGCACCCGGCTCTCAACCCGCTCTGTACTCCTCGGCCCTGGACCTGATCGGCAACACGCCGCTGGTCAAGCTGCATAGTCTCAGCACCGATCTGGTAGATGTCTACGGCAAGATGGAAGGGCAGAACCCCGGCGGCAGCGTCAAGGACCGCGCGGCCCGTGCCATGATTGAGGGGCTGCTGGAACGCGGCGAACTCCAGCCGGGCGTGCGCCTGATCGAAGCGACCAGCGGCAACACCGGCATTGCCCTGGCCATGCTGGCGCGGCTCAATGACCTCGACATCGAACTGGTGATGCCCGAGAACTCCACTGTCGAGCGGGTACAGACCATGCGCGCATACGGCGCCACCGTCACCCTGACGCCGGCAGACGGCGGCATGGAAGCGGCCATCGACTACATGCGCGCCGAGGTGGCGGCCGGCCATGCCCAGATGCTCAACCAGTTCGGCAACCCGGACAACCCCCGCGCCCACTATGAAACCACCGGCCCCGAAATCTGGCGCGACACTGCCGGTCAGGTCACCCATTTCGTGTCCAGCATGGGCACCACCGGCACCATCATGGGGGTGTCGCGTTACCTCAAGGAACAGAACCCGGGCGTGCAGATCGTGGGCGTGCAGCCCACCGAGGGCGCCAACATTCCCGGCATTCGCCGCTGGCCCGAAGCTTACCTGCCCGCCAACTACGAACCTGAGCGGGTGGACCGGGTCATCGATGTGAGCGAAGCCGATGCCCGCGCCATGACCCGCGCCCTGGCCCGCGAAGAAACCGTCTTTGCCGGCATGAGCAGTGGGGGCGCCGCGCACGCCGCCGCGCAGCTGGCCCGCGAACTGACCGCGGCCGGCCAGCGCGGCCTGATCGTGTCGATTGTCTGTGACCGGGGTGACCGCTACCTGTCGTCGGACCTGTTTGCTTAA